The genomic DNA CTCCTTCGCCAACACGATAGCTTTAGACTCTCACTAAAACGGCCATGCTGTCGGCCTTCATACCTTCCTCCCGCGCCGGCAACCAGCGGGGGGCGGAAACAGGACCATAAGGAGGATTGCCCACCGATGTCTCGGAACTACGAGGCGGTCTACATCTTCGACTCCACGCTCGAGGATGCCGCCATCAACGACAAAATCACACGCTTCCACGGATTGCTCGGCGCGCCCGAGCAGCCGGAAGTGAACCACTGGGGCCGCCGGCAGCTCGCCTATTCAATCGGCCCCCGCGAGAACGGCTATTACGTCGTTTCCCGCTTCGCCGCCGAGCCTCGTGCCCTTCCGGAGTACGAGCGCGCACTGCGCCTCGATGACGGCCTCATCCGCTATCTCATTACCGTGCACGAGCACGAAGTCGGCGCTCCGGCGATGAGTGAGGAAGAGATCGCCCTCGCTGCGGCGCGGCGCGACGATGACGACGACGACGAGGACTAGACATCATGCGACGACCACAAAAAAGCTGTCCCTTCTGCGAAGGACGCGTCCGCTGGATCGACTACAAGGACGACCGGACACTCGGACGCTTCATCACCGATCAGGGGAAGATTCTCCCGAGCCGGCTCAGCGGGACGTGCGCCCGTCATCAGCGTCAGCTGTCGACAGCGATCAAGCGCGCCCGGTACCTCGCCCTGATACCGTACCTGAAGGGGCATACCGCGTAGCCATGAGCGAGCCCGCCGCGACCGTCGCGGCCGCACCGCGAAAAGGGGGCTGGCGCCGGCTTGCGCTGGCAATCGTTCTCTTTCTCGCGGTTCCCCTCATCCCGCAGTTGCGGGTGATGCTCCCCATCGAGCAGACGGCGATGCTCCTCGTCGCCGTCATGGCGTCGTGCATGATTGTGGGCTGGCGGCAGGGTGGGAAGGCATCGCTCGCAATCATCTGGCTTGTGCTCGCGGCGGCACTGATCGCCTGGCCGGGCGCGTCGACCGCCGCCGACGCCAGCTCGGGGGCACGCGGCTGGGCTGTCACCGGCACGAACGGGTACGCTGCGCTCGCCCGAGGGTGGACTCTCATTCTCGCGGCGAGTTTCGGACTCGTCAGCCTTTTCGGGACGGGGAGGCCGTTTATCTCCCGCTCGCTCTCCACGCTCGCCGTCGCCGCCGGCCTCGCGTTTGTGCTCATCCTCCTCTCGCCGGGGGGGCCGACGCGCGTAGCAGGAACCATGGCCGTCGAGTACGCGCGGCGAAACGACGAGTCCATCGCGCAGATTCGCCTTGGCGCGGCCACCGAGCCGTGGAAACGGAGAGTCGACAGCTCGCCGGCGATACAACGGCTCAACGACATGGCGGAGGATCAGCTTCGCGACATCCCCCGATGGTCGTCGCTCCTCGTCCCCGCGGTGCTCGCGCTGGAATCCCTTGTTGCACTGGCCCTGGGATGGTCGCTGTATCACCGGCTGAATCGAGCGCCAATCGGGCCACCACTAGGGCGACTGATGGATTTCCGCTTCAACGATCAGCTCGTCTGGGGAGTTGCTGTCGGAGCCTCGATCTATCTCCTGCCGGCGTTCGCGGAAGCGAAGAATGCAGGACTCAATATCCTCGTCTTCTTCGGATCTCTGTACATCCTTCGGGGACTGGGAATTCTTGGCTGGATATCAAAAGGCCGGGTCGGCAGGCTCGTATTTGCGATGGTCGGATCTTTCGTCCTCGCTGTGATCCTCGCCGATGCGCTCGGCTTTCTGATAAGTCCACTCTTCCCCATCGCCGCGCTGGCTTTCGCGCTGGGGCTCGGCGATACCTGGCTGGACTGGCGCGCGATGATTCAGCCCAAGACAGTCTGACCGGTTATTTTTGATACTCTCAGCAGCTACCTAAACAGGAAACGATCATGGAAGTCATTCTCCGCCAGGCAGTCGAGAAGCTCGGCCATCCCGGCGACATCGTGAAGGTCTCAGCGGGATACGCGCGCAACTATCTCCTTCCGCGCGGCGTTGCGTACGAAGCGACTCCGGGCAACAAGAAACGCATCGAGCGCGAGCGCCAGCGCCTCGAGGCTGCGGAAGACTCGCGACGCACCTCGGCACAGGGACTTGCCGAGAAGCTCGAGCAGGTGTCCGTCACCTTCTCCGCGCGCGTCGGTGAGGAAGGCAAGCTGTTCGGGTCGGTCACGACAGCCGACATCGCCCAGCAGCTGGGCGAGCAGGGTTACGAGATCGAGAAGCGCCAGATCGATCTCAAGGAGCCCATCAAGGCACTTGGCGTGTACCGTGTTCCGATCCGCCTGCACGCTGACGTACACCCCGAGATAAAGGTGTGGGTCATCAAGCAGTAGCGGGCCTGCAGGCTCCGTAGGCGAAGGGCCAGCCCGAGTGTTAGCGGCTGGCCCTTTCGTGTCTACGGGCTGGCGTGCGAAATGCGGAATTGCGTTCCTAACGGAACTTTATTCCTCGCGGTATGATATTGTAGCATGCGGCGCGGCGAGCGCCGACACACAACTTTTCACGGAGCCGCATGGCGACCTCGTTATCCCCCGCAACACCCGCGCGCGAACCAGCGTTCGCACCGAAGCTCGCCGCAACACTATGCCAGGACATGAAAGCCAACGACGTCGTACTGCTGAACCTTCAGGGCGTCACAGACATGACGGACTACTTCGTAATCGCGAGTGGCACGTCCGATACACACGTCCGGGCCATAGGGGAGCATCTGATTGCGGTGTTAAAGAAAGAGGGGATACGCGTGCACCATACGGAAGGGCTTCAGCAGGGACGATGGGTACTGCTCGATTTTGTGGATTTCGTCGTTCACATCTTCCACCCCACTCTCCGGTCGTTCTACCAGATCGAACGGCTTTGGAGCGACGCGGATGTTGTGGCAACCGACTAAACGGACGGGTACAACAATGAGAGTGTTACGTGGAATTCTGGCGGCGATAGCGTTGACCGCGGCATCCCAGGCCGACGGGCAACAGTACTTCGGGATGAATCAGGTCCAGTACAAGCATTTCAACTGGCGCGTGCTGGAGACCGAGCATTTCACGGTTCACTACTATCCGGAGGAAAGAAAGGCGGTGATGGCGGCCGCGCGGATGGCGGAGCGATCGTACGCCCGCCTGTCACGTATACTCGGTCACCAGTTCCGCGAAAAGAAGCCGATCATTCTTTTTGCGTCGCGTGCGGATTTCGGTCAGAACAATGTGACGGGCGACCTCGGCGAGGGCGTGGGCGGAGTCACCGAGTCGGCGCGGCATCGTCTTATCATGCCCTTCACGGGCGACCTCGGAAGCTTCGAGCAGGTGCTGGCGCACGAGCTGGTGCACGAATTCCAGTACGATGTGATCTCACGCGGGCGGGCGGGCGGCAACGCGCAGGGAATGGAGCGGCTCGATCCGCCGCTCTGGTTCATGGAAGGAATGGCGGAGTACCTCTCGATTGGCCCGAACCACCCGCTGACAGCCGGCTGGCTCCGCGACGCCGCGGTGACGGGAAAGATCCCGACTATCGAGCAGATGACGGAGCGTCCCGATCAGTACTTCCCCTACCGCTACGGAGAATCGCTCTGGCAGTACATCGGCGAGCGCTGGGGCGACCAGGCGATTGGAGAGATACTGCGCAGCGCAATGAGCGCCGGAATTGCGCGCGCTTTTCAGCGCGAGCTCGGAATGTCACTGGCAGATCTGAGCAGCGCGTGGCGCGAAGCCGTGCAGTCGCAGTACCTGCCCGCCGCGGCTGCGTTTCAGCGACCGCGCACATTCGCGGAGCCGCTCCTCACAAGAAGGCGGTCGGGCGGAGAGATCTTCCTCGCCCCGGTTCTCTCGAACGACGGCAACTATATCGCGTTCCTGTCCAACGGCAACTGGAAGAAGGGCGAAGTCTTCATCGATCTGTGGCTGGGAAATGCCCGCACGGGCGAGCGCGTGAAGCGGCTGGTGAAGAGCACGACTGATCCGAATTTCGAAGAGCTCCGGCTTCTCTACTCGCAGAGTGCGTTCTCGAACGACGGAAAAACGCTCGCCTTCACTGCTCAGCGCGAGGGCAAGGATGTTCTGTATCTGCTCGACATTCCGAGTCGTGACGTTCGAAAGCGGCTGGACCTCCCTGTCGACGCGGTGACGGGGCCGTCCTGGTCCCCGGACGACAAGCAGATCGTTTTCAGTGGAACGCGCGGCGGGATCACCGATTTATTCATCGTCGACGCAGACGGCAAAAATCTTCGTGCGCTCACTAACGACATCAACGGTGATCTGCAGCCCAGCTGGTCTCCCGACGGCAGGTATATCGCCTTTGCCACGGACCGCGGGCCGCAGACGGATCTCGAGCGACTTCAGATTGCCAAGTGGCAGATAGGTCTCTACGATCTGCAGACCCGTCAGACTGAAGTATTGCCCGAGCAGGCAGGCCTGAATCTGAATCCGGCGTGGGCTCCCGGAGGTGCGTCCGTAGCGTTCATCTCGGATCGTACAGGAGTCGCGAACGTCTTCCTGTTCGATCTCACCGACAGGAAACACTACCAGCTGACGAATGTGCTCGGCGGGGTGTCGGCCATCACCGAGTACAGTCCCGCGCTGACATGGGCACGCGGTGCCGACCGAATGGCCTTCACATACTATGAGAACGGCGACTATACGGTCTGGGCGGTCGATAATCCGCGCAAGCTCAAGACAGTTGCGTTCCAGACGAGGCCGGCGACCGGTACCGGACTCGTAATGGCCCCAGTGCCTGTCCCGACGACCGTAACAGTCACGCCGTCGGCCGTCGATACGGTCGCTCGCGCGGGGCAGGCGGGCTCGGTGTACCGCGCTCCTACAGGCGCGAGACCTTCCAGCAGTTTGTCGACGGTCGAGACGCGAATGCGGGACACAACCATTACAAGCGTCGCGACACTGAATGCGAATTACGATTTCGCGCTTCCCGATACGACGAGGTTCAAGGACTACCCCTATCGCGTCGGGTTCAAGCCGGATTACATCGCGCAGCCGGAGATCGGGTACGGCACGGGAAATCAGTACGGGTTGAGCGGGTTCAACGGCGGGACGACGATCGTTCTCAGCGATCTCCTCGGCAACAACCAGATCGCGCTCTCCGCCTCGCTTTATGGACAGCTGAGCGATGCGAGCCTGTTCGCTGCCTACGCGAATCTGAGCCGCAGGTGGCAATACACGGTCGCTGCGTACCAGCAGCCGATCTATCTGCCGCAGACCGAAGGCGCGGAGCTGCTGCGTCTCAACGATCGCGACCGGTATCTGATTCCGTATACGCGCTACGTTCTTCGCAACGGCTCGTTCACAACGCAGTATCCGTTCAATCGGTTCTCGCGGTTCGAGGCGGGCGTTCAATTCAACAGCATCTCGCGCTCGCTCATCGGGCTCACCTACGACTGCTTCATCAACGGCTGCACGGCTCCCGAGATCAACACCATCAGCTCGGAGCCGGCGTTCAACTTCCTTTCGCCATCCGCCGCGTACGTGTCCGACAATTCGCTGCTCGGTCTGACCGGGCCGATAATGGGCAGGCGCTATCGGTTCCAGATAACGCCGTCGGTGGGGAACCTCCGCTGGGTGGAGTATCTCGCGGATTATCGGCGCTACGACCCGATTGTCTTCAACACTCTGACAATCGCGTCGCGATTCCTGACGAGTGCATCGGTTGGGAGAGACGAATCGGCGTTCCCGAAGTACATCGGTCGGCCTGAGTTCGTTAGGGGCTACGACAAGTCCAACTTCACAGGATTCGAGTGCACGTCGTTCATTGGTGGCTCGTCGACCTGCAACACGGTGCAGCTGGTAGGAAGCCGTGTCGCTGTGGCGAACCTCGAGGTGAGGTTCCCGCTGATTCGCAGATTCGATCTCGGATCACTGCCGGTAGGTCTTCCCCCGGTCGAAGGACTCCTGTTCTTCGACGCGGGAATGGCATGGAACGCGCGCCAGAGCGTGTCGCTGACGCGGCCGGACAACTACGACTTCACGCTCCAGCGATATCCATTGCGCAGCTTCGGAGCGGGCATTCGCGTCAATCTGTTCAACATTGCAATTCTGAAGTGGGACTATGCAAAGCCGCTCGACGTGGAAGGACGTAAGGCGAACTGGACCTTCTCAGTGGGGCCGAGCTTCTAACTGTTGCGGCGGCTGATCGCGCTGACGCTTGCCGTCGCCGCATGTAGCGGCGGCGACGACAGGCAAGCGTCGGACACCTCGCGACCGGCGACAGTATCCCGCGGGCCGGACGCACTTGCGCTGCGCATCCCGCGCGACGGCGGCACCGCGCGAGCATACCTTTTCGCTAACCTCGACTCAGCGATCTGGTCCGCGAGCGGATCACCGCCGGTCGGCCGCGTCCTCGCGTTCGATCAGGACGCCGGACTCGTTGCGCTCACCGACGACAAGGGACAGCCTCGACGCCTGGATCTTCGTCTTGGCCAGGCGCGCATAGCCTCCAAGGCAAAACTGATTGGCGTCGCCTCGGCCAACGGCAGCGAGATCTACGGGATTGACGCGAAGGGGTTGATTGTGCGCCTTACACCCAGCGGAGACTGGACGTTCGAGCCGCCGAAAACTCCTCAGGCACTCTTTCCGCAGCCGAACGGACAGCTCGTCATCGCAAGCGCGGCCGGTACGTCGACGAAAGTGTGGCTCATCCATCCTCCCGATTCAACGATTCTCGACAGCGCCTCTCTTTCGGTTGTCGCCAGGGGTGCGAGGACGCAGGCCGGCGACAGGCTGTACTTCACCTCACAACGCGGACTGGCTGGGGTCCGGACCCGCGAGCTCTCCCCGCTGAAGGAGGTTCGCCTGCCAGGCGACGCTGCGGCGATGGCGCCAACGCCGAGCGGCGACCGGGTTTACATCGCATTGACTGAAACGCCGCGGATCGTAGTGCTCGACCGATACAGCGAATCGATATCCGGAACGATCGACCTCCCGGGAGCAGCGATCGATCTTCGCGTCGATCCGATGGGGCAGCTGCTACTGGCGAAGCCGGCCGACGGAGCCGATTCTGCCTGGGTCGTCGCAATCGGAACCGGCAAAGTCGTCGGCAGCATTCCAACGACGTGGACGACGGACCTTCCCGCTTTCGCGCATTCGTCTACGATCGCGACTCTCCGCGGAGCGGATGTCGTCTTTGTCGATGGAGCGACGCTCAGCGAAGTTCGCACAGCTCGAGGCGGAGGAAAGGATTACTGGTATTTTTTCTATTGGAACGGCTTCCGACCGCGTTCGGCTGACCTCGATCAGCCGGTGACATTCACTCCGCCTGATTCGATTGTGCGCAGCGACACTATTCCGCAACAGCTCGACAGTACTCGAGGCCCGCCGCCGCTGAGGGATGCCTCACCCACGATGGTTCCACCTCCGGCAAGCTTTCCGCCTCCCGCTGCACCGCCGGTTGCGCCGTCCACGTCCGGTACGCCCGGCCAAACGACTCGCTCGCCGGGATTTCTCGTGTCATTCGCCGCGCTGCTCAGTGAAAGCCAGGCGCGAAGCACCGCCGCCGCGATTGAGGTTGGAGGTGTTCGCGCCAGGGTTCTCGCGACCCAGACAGGTGGGACGGCGATATTCAGGGTCGTGCTCGGACCTTACACTACCAGGGAGCAAGCCGAGCGCGTCGGCCGGGAGTCGAAGCGGCAATACTGGGTGTACGAGGCCGGCACGTGAACGAAAGCGGTGGCGCGGCCGCCGAGGCGTACGAGCAGGCAGGACGACTGGCGGCAGTAGCGGTACGCGGGTATTCGACGGTCCTCGTCGTGTCCGACGAGCCGGTCGAGGCCGCCTACGCGGCGATTGGTGTCGCCAATGCGGAAAGCGCGCATAGGCGCGTCGTGATCGGCGATCTCGCGGGCGAAGTGGCGCCGATTCAGGCGCTTGTCGGCGCCGCGGACCCCCACGGCATCTATGACAGCTTCATGTTCGGGACGTCCCTCGAGCGAGTCATCTATTCGGTCGCGGGGAACGACAATCTGAACGTGTTGCCGAGCGGGACCGAGTCGGCCGCGATCGCAGAGATAATCGGGAGCCCGCGATGGCGGCGAATTGCCTCGGAGTTTGCCGCGACCGACGCTCTCCTTCTCCTGGTTGCGGCCTCAGACGCACCTGGCCTCGACAAGCTTTCTTCGCAGCTCGACGGGATTCTCGTCGTCGGAAACCCACGCCTTGACGTCAATCCGAATGCGGTGCTGCTTGCGCGCATTCCCCATCCCGCGCCGGCGCCCGCGCCGAAAAAGATCGCCCTGCCCGTCGAGCAGCCGCTGCCGCGCTGGAGGGGAGTTGCCCTCGCGGGCGGCGCGCTCCTGCTGTTGATCGCTGCAGTCGCGATTCTCCGTCCGGGAAGCATCTCGCGCCTGGGGCTCTCGCGCGCGTCCGACACCATTGTCATTCCTGATTCACAGGCGCACGACTCGACAGCTGTCCCGCAGCGAGAGGTGATCGTCCCCGCGAATCCGCAGGATTCATCGCTTGCTGCGACCTTCGCTGTTGAGATTCTCAATGCAAATACGGCGGAAAGTGCTAACTTTGAGCTGCAGCGTCACGGTGAAATGATGCCGGCAGCAACGATTTCTCTTGTCCCGATCGGTGACACCGAAGCAATCTGGTACAAGGTCTTTGCCGGCGCGGTCTCCGACAGCGCGCAGGCCGAGCGGTTACTCCGCTCGCTCCGGCGACGGCGCATCGTAGCCGATTCCATCGGGAGAGTGGTCCGCGTCCCGCTCGCTCTGCGGGTCGACAGCGTGCCGTCGCAAGCGGCGGTGCTTTCGAA from Gemmatimonadaceae bacterium includes the following:
- the rpsF gene encoding 30S ribosomal protein S6, which codes for MSRNYEAVYIFDSTLEDAAINDKITRFHGLLGAPEQPEVNHWGRRQLAYSIGPRENGYYVVSRFAAEPRALPEYERALRLDDGLIRYLITVHEHEVGAPAMSEEEIALAAARRDDDDDDED
- the rpsR gene encoding 30S ribosomal protein S18, with the protein product MRRPQKSCPFCEGRVRWIDYKDDRTLGRFITDQGKILPSRLSGTCARHQRQLSTAIKRARYLALIPYLKGHTA
- the rplI gene encoding 50S ribosomal protein L9 → MEVILRQAVEKLGHPGDIVKVSAGYARNYLLPRGVAYEATPGNKKRIERERQRLEAAEDSRRTSAQGLAEKLEQVSVTFSARVGEEGKLFGSVTTADIAQQLGEQGYEIEKRQIDLKEPIKALGVYRVPIRLHADVHPEIKVWVIKQ
- the rsfS gene encoding ribosome silencing factor; translated protein: MATSLSPATPAREPAFAPKLAATLCQDMKANDVVLLNLQGVTDMTDYFVIASGTSDTHVRAIGEHLIAVLKKEGIRVHHTEGLQQGRWVLLDFVDFVVHIFHPTLRSFYQIERLWSDADVVATD
- a CDS encoding BamA/TamA family outer membrane protein translates to MRVLRGILAAIALTAASQADGQQYFGMNQVQYKHFNWRVLETEHFTVHYYPEERKAVMAAARMAERSYARLSRILGHQFREKKPIILFASRADFGQNNVTGDLGEGVGGVTESARHRLIMPFTGDLGSFEQVLAHELVHEFQYDVISRGRAGGNAQGMERLDPPLWFMEGMAEYLSIGPNHPLTAGWLRDAAVTGKIPTIEQMTERPDQYFPYRYGESLWQYIGERWGDQAIGEILRSAMSAGIARAFQRELGMSLADLSSAWREAVQSQYLPAAAAFQRPRTFAEPLLTRRRSGGEIFLAPVLSNDGNYIAFLSNGNWKKGEVFIDLWLGNARTGERVKRLVKSTTDPNFEELRLLYSQSAFSNDGKTLAFTAQREGKDVLYLLDIPSRDVRKRLDLPVDAVTGPSWSPDDKQIVFSGTRGGITDLFIVDADGKNLRALTNDINGDLQPSWSPDGRYIAFATDRGPQTDLERLQIAKWQIGLYDLQTRQTEVLPEQAGLNLNPAWAPGGASVAFISDRTGVANVFLFDLTDRKHYQLTNVLGGVSAITEYSPALTWARGADRMAFTYYENGDYTVWAVDNPRKLKTVAFQTRPATGTGLVMAPVPVPTTVTVTPSAVDTVARAGQAGSVYRAPTGARPSSSLSTVETRMRDTTITSVATLNANYDFALPDTTRFKDYPYRVGFKPDYIAQPEIGYGTGNQYGLSGFNGGTTIVLSDLLGNNQIALSASLYGQLSDASLFAAYANLSRRWQYTVAAYQQPIYLPQTEGAELLRLNDRDRYLIPYTRYVLRNGSFTTQYPFNRFSRFEAGVQFNSISRSLIGLTYDCFINGCTAPEINTISSEPAFNFLSPSAAYVSDNSLLGLTGPIMGRRYRFQITPSVGNLRWVEYLADYRRYDPIVFNTLTIASRFLTSASVGRDESAFPKYIGRPEFVRGYDKSNFTGFECTSFIGGSSTCNTVQLVGSRVAVANLEVRFPLIRRFDLGSLPVGLPPVEGLLFFDAGMAWNARQSVSLTRPDNYDFTLQRYPLRSFGAGIRVNLFNIAILKWDYAKPLDVEGRKANWTFSVGPSF
- a CDS encoding SPOR domain-containing protein → MRRLIALTLAVAACSGGDDRQASDTSRPATVSRGPDALALRIPRDGGTARAYLFANLDSAIWSASGSPPVGRVLAFDQDAGLVALTDDKGQPRRLDLRLGQARIASKAKLIGVASANGSEIYGIDAKGLIVRLTPSGDWTFEPPKTPQALFPQPNGQLVIASAAGTSTKVWLIHPPDSTILDSASLSVVARGARTQAGDRLYFTSQRGLAGVRTRELSPLKEVRLPGDAAAMAPTPSGDRVYIALTETPRIVVLDRYSESISGTIDLPGAAIDLRVDPMGQLLLAKPADGADSAWVVAIGTGKVVGSIPTTWTTDLPAFAHSSTIATLRGADVVFVDGATLSEVRTARGGGKDYWYFFYWNGFRPRSADLDQPVTFTPPDSIVRSDTIPQQLDSTRGPPPLRDASPTMVPPPASFPPPAAPPVAPSTSGTPGQTTRSPGFLVSFAALLSESQARSTAAAIEVGGVRARVLATQTGGTAIFRVVLGPYTTREQAERVGRESKRQYWVYEAGT